A region of the Nocardia asteroides genome:
GCGTCGCTTCGCCGATCACAGCAACCAGGCGCAGCGGATCGGACCCGGTCACTCTTTCCTGGCGGCGCATACGCACCTCGACCCACTGGTCGATCTCCACCCTTCGAACACGAGCGAGGTCGTTGGTGAACAGTGCGCGTGCGTACTCGCGCGTTTGCAACAACCCAGGGATCAGGACACTTTCGTAGGTACGAACGCGCTCGGCCCCGTGCTCCAACCCGTACAGGCGCAACACCTCGTCCGACAGCAACCCGGCGTACTCAGACCACCACCCTCGGCGCTTGGCGATATCGCGCAGCCGCAACATCTCCTCGCGCTCGTCCGGGTCGAATTCCAGCAGGCTCATCAGCTTTCGCAGTTTGTCCTCGGCCAGGACGCGTTCCTTCTCGACCTTCGACCAGTACGACAGGGTGAAGCCCAGTTCCTTGGCGATGAGGGACGCGGAGACGTCGAACTCGGTGCGGCGGCGCTTGATCCGGAGCATGAGCTCCCAGCGGGCGACCGTGGGCGAGAGTGGTGCCAT
Encoded here:
- a CDS encoding DUF5753 domain-containing protein, yielding MAPLSPTVARWELMLRIKRRRTEFDVSASLIAKELGFTLSYWSKVEKERVLAEDKLRKLMSLLEFDPDEREEMLRLRDIAKRRGWWSEYAGLLSDEVLRLYGLEHGAERVRTYESVLIPGLLQTREYARALFTNDLARVRRVEIDQWVEVRMRRQERVTGSDPLRLVAVIGEATLTQRTGGGDVLRGQLRHLAALIERYPETVDLRIIPFDAPGGVLLGGATFHVLGFESALLPDIGWSETLVQLGLIEDAEPVRHLNTMFDSALAEHAMSRTDSLALIEARVDGL